From one Lolium rigidum isolate FL_2022 chromosome 4, APGP_CSIRO_Lrig_0.1, whole genome shotgun sequence genomic stretch:
- the LOC124705899 gene encoding pathogenesis-related protein 1-like, whose protein sequence is MKCSPKQLAAVLLLVLASAMIVTAQNTVQDMLDAHNTVRASVGVPPVVWDDTVATYADAFAEKRRADCLFEFSPLGRPYGENVFVGTGSEWNYVDALNWWVAEKQYYDHATNTCSAPPGKSCDAYKQVVWRDTTAIGCQGLVCDGNAGVYVICDYSPPGNVVGQTPY, encoded by the coding sequence ATGAAGTGCTCACCGAAGCAGCTAGCTGCAGTACTTCTCTTAGTTCTTGCGTCCGCCATGATCGTCACTGCCCAGAACACGGTGCAGGATATGTTGGACGCCCACAACACTGTGCGCGCCAGCGTAGGTGTGCCACCGGTGGTGTGGGATGACACGGTGGCGACGTACGCGGATGCGTTCGCGGAGAAACGCCGCGCCGACTGCCTTTTTGAATTCTCTCCACTGGGCCGCCCATACGGAGAGAACGTCTTCGTGGGAACCGGTTCCGAATGGAATTATGTGGACGCCCTGAACTGGTGGGTAGCGGAGAAGCAGTACTACGACCACGCCACCAACACCTGCTCCGCGCCTCCTGGTAAGTCATGCGATGCATACAAGCAGGTGGTGTGGAGGGACACAACGGCCATAGGGTGCCAAGGTCTCGTCTGTGATGGCAACGCTGGCGTCTATGTCATATGCGACTACAGCCCGCCGGGCAACGTGGTGGGGCAGACTCCATATTAG